Proteins co-encoded in one Stomoxys calcitrans chromosome 5, idStoCalc2.1, whole genome shotgun sequence genomic window:
- the LOC106081506 gene encoding uncharacterized protein LOC106081506 isoform X1, with product MMGSCQPGHIVYNNQTTWVHSSPGCPLPPMAVIGGHDCDGAPMYVGRAFHEGDNLPAKVVPSKGHAYVAYGGIEHCKQHYEILVGQGYGWQPCYNGAVPPNAVRSGTTRTGEPLYVGRGHHAGSLCVGKIHPSHGCLYIPFGGQEVRLNTYEVLVFEHVNNWVASTPNYTPPGAVVAGHDTDRAVIYVARAMHEGELLPAKFIPSKGCCYVCYGGYEINKRNFEVLCGPGYAWVKTHHHVIPPNAVSTGRSRNGEPLFVGRGHHHGSHTPGLVSVTQRCLFIPYGGREIRLSDYEVLIKQ from the exons ATGATGG GTTCCTGCCAGCCGGGCCATATTGTATATAATAATC AAACAACTTGGGTACACTCATCTCCCGGATGTCCCCTACCACCTATGGCCGTTATTGGCGGCCATGATTGTGATGGTGCCCCCATGTATGTAGGCCGTGCCTTTCATGAAGGTGACAATTTGCCGGCTAAGGTAGTGCCCAGCAAAGGTCACGCCTATGTTGCCTATGGCGGCATAGAGCATTGCAAACAACATTATGAAATTTTGGTAGGCCAAGGCTACGGCTGGCAGCCCTGCTACAATGGAGCAGTACCTCCCAACGCTGTACGCAGTGGTACAACACGCACCGGTGAGCCCTTGTATGTGGGTCGTGGCCATCATGCTGGCTCCTTGTGTGTGGGTAAAATTCATCCCTCCCATGGTTGCTTGTATATACCGTTTGGGGGTCAGGAAGTGCGCTTGAACACCTATGAGGTGCTGGTTTTTGAACACGTCAATAACTGGGTGGCTTCTACACCCAATTATACTCCTCCTGGTGCAGTTGTGGCTGGCCATGATACTGATCGTGCTGTCATATATGTGGCTAGAGCCATGCATGAGGGTGAATTGTTGCCCGCCAAGTTTATACCCAGCAAGGGATGTTGCTATGTCTGTTACGGAGGCTATGAGATCAATAAACGCAACTTTGAGGTGTTGTGTGGACCCGGTTATGCTTGGGTGAAGACCCATCATCATGTGATTCCCCCAAATGCTGTTTCGACTGGACGTTCGCGCAATGGTGAGCCCCTGTTTGTGGGTCGTGGTCATCATCATGGAAGTCATACACCTGGTCTGGTATCAGTTACTCAGAGATGTCTATTCATACCCTATGGAGGACGTGAAATACGACTTAGCGATTATGAGGTTTTGATCAAGCAGTAA
- the LOC106081506 gene encoding uncharacterized protein LOC106081506 isoform X2, with protein sequence MMETTWVHSSPGCPLPPMAVIGGHDCDGAPMYVGRAFHEGDNLPAKVVPSKGHAYVAYGGIEHCKQHYEILVGQGYGWQPCYNGAVPPNAVRSGTTRTGEPLYVGRGHHAGSLCVGKIHPSHGCLYIPFGGQEVRLNTYEVLVFEHVNNWVASTPNYTPPGAVVAGHDTDRAVIYVARAMHEGELLPAKFIPSKGCCYVCYGGYEINKRNFEVLCGPGYAWVKTHHHVIPPNAVSTGRSRNGEPLFVGRGHHHGSHTPGLVSVTQRCLFIPYGGREIRLSDYEVLIKQ encoded by the exons ATGATGG AAACAACTTGGGTACACTCATCTCCCGGATGTCCCCTACCACCTATGGCCGTTATTGGCGGCCATGATTGTGATGGTGCCCCCATGTATGTAGGCCGTGCCTTTCATGAAGGTGACAATTTGCCGGCTAAGGTAGTGCCCAGCAAAGGTCACGCCTATGTTGCCTATGGCGGCATAGAGCATTGCAAACAACATTATGAAATTTTGGTAGGCCAAGGCTACGGCTGGCAGCCCTGCTACAATGGAGCAGTACCTCCCAACGCTGTACGCAGTGGTACAACACGCACCGGTGAGCCCTTGTATGTGGGTCGTGGCCATCATGCTGGCTCCTTGTGTGTGGGTAAAATTCATCCCTCCCATGGTTGCTTGTATATACCGTTTGGGGGTCAGGAAGTGCGCTTGAACACCTATGAGGTGCTGGTTTTTGAACACGTCAATAACTGGGTGGCTTCTACACCCAATTATACTCCTCCTGGTGCAGTTGTGGCTGGCCATGATACTGATCGTGCTGTCATATATGTGGCTAGAGCCATGCATGAGGGTGAATTGTTGCCCGCCAAGTTTATACCCAGCAAGGGATGTTGCTATGTCTGTTACGGAGGCTATGAGATCAATAAACGCAACTTTGAGGTGTTGTGTGGACCCGGTTATGCTTGGGTGAAGACCCATCATCATGTGATTCCCCCAAATGCTGTTTCGACTGGACGTTCGCGCAATGGTGAGCCCCTGTTTGTGGGTCGTGGTCATCATCATGGAAGTCATACACCTGGTCTGGTATCAGTTACTCAGAGATGTCTATTCATACCCTATGGAGGACGTGAAATACGACTTAGCGATTATGAGGTTTTGATCAAGCAGTAA